One window from the genome of Bdellovibrio sp. NC01 encodes:
- a CDS encoding PBECR2 nuclease fold domain-containing protein, translating to MAKTVSKAKPRAKKKTSATDKDKELILVDEHGGLIFDNESDMYGYFEPTIQKLAEEYASLRSVDDFTDEEQIAREHFLDACLDDPDEVWMDDKVYDDYPVFIYIKEIAEGDIAFKYVALAYVSSEEEVPSFVFIHFATKDSRVWQNYQRGEMVYDRNYEEASVGGVEGDALLEGDPLAIGLYQAMIKVRSDKDIPQEKFQDFASLREETIESADEIWRKNDLDGNVLVSFVKEFPDHETTKDLTYIVVTQEDEDSNVHSLLFSFPTTDSALVDRYRQGDNLQADEVSQESSH from the coding sequence ATGGCAAAAACAGTTTCGAAGGCTAAACCTCGTGCAAAAAAGAAGACAAGCGCCACAGACAAAGACAAAGAGCTTATCTTAGTCGATGAGCACGGCGGTCTTATTTTTGATAACGAGTCAGACATGTACGGTTATTTCGAGCCGACGATTCAAAAATTGGCGGAAGAGTATGCTTCTTTGCGCTCCGTTGATGATTTTACTGACGAAGAACAAATAGCACGCGAACACTTTCTTGACGCATGTTTGGATGATCCTGACGAAGTCTGGATGGATGACAAAGTTTACGATGATTATCCTGTCTTCATCTACATCAAGGAAATCGCTGAGGGCGATATCGCCTTCAAATATGTCGCGCTTGCGTACGTGTCTTCGGAAGAAGAAGTTCCAAGCTTTGTTTTCATTCACTTTGCGACAAAAGACAGCCGCGTTTGGCAGAACTACCAACGTGGTGAAATGGTTTACGACAGAAATTATGAAGAAGCTTCAGTGGGTGGCGTTGAAGGCGACGCGTTGCTTGAAGGCGACCCTTTGGCGATTGGTCTTTACCAAGCCATGATTAAAGTTCGTAGCGACAAAGACATTCCACAAGAAAAGTTTCAAGATTTCGCGAGCCTTCGTGAAGAAACGATCGAGTCAGCTGATGAGATCTGGCGCAAAAATGATTTGGACGGCAACGTTCTGGTCAGCTTTGTTAAGGAATTCCCTGATCACGAAACGACAAAAGATCTTACTTACATCGTTGTGACTCAGGAAGATGAGGACTCAAATGTTCATTCGTTGTTGTTCTCGTTCCCAACAACGGATAGCGCTCTTGTAGATCGTTACCGCCAAGGTGACAACTTGCAAGCCGACGAAGTTAGCCAAGAATCCTCTCACTAG
- a CDS encoding sugar MFS transporter yields MIWPYIFISYLSLFVFGLCDNVRGPLFPEIMKDFAVNDSMGSWMYALSSISGFISSYLCRYLLRRYNRRAVLQGGAIALILAMIGLACAPYFWFFLICSFIFGLSLGIVGLVPNVLVPLGSSSERKQQLVAGLHAMYGVASLMSPLLAAGIEYLTGSWRWTFVVATIAPLSLIFYSLHSSHRGIHKRSEHTAETHKLNRKKNLKPQLFLALMVSFCVAAEIMISSRLALYMRRAQGYDMEASSLYVTYFFVCMLIGRSMFAIVKFPTSIRNQLSVSTVLSAIFIFLGIHVHPLFLAAVGFTVAPFYPMSITWISSKFPHDLDTAVSYMMTTDSVMLVVMHLLVGKVTDEAGIGNALYLGPLFLLLSFILVNTFEAIFEKKPEETASV; encoded by the coding sequence ATGATTTGGCCCTACATTTTTATTTCCTATTTGAGTCTTTTTGTTTTCGGCCTGTGCGATAATGTGCGCGGGCCGCTTTTTCCAGAGATCATGAAAGATTTCGCCGTCAACGACTCGATGGGCTCGTGGATGTATGCCTTAAGCTCTATTTCGGGGTTTATCTCGAGTTATCTGTGCCGTTATCTTTTACGTCGTTATAATCGCCGTGCGGTTTTGCAAGGCGGAGCGATTGCTTTAATTTTGGCGATGATTGGTTTGGCATGTGCGCCATACTTCTGGTTCTTTCTGATTTGCAGTTTCATCTTTGGTTTAAGTTTGGGGATCGTGGGCCTTGTTCCCAATGTCTTGGTACCATTGGGATCTAGCTCTGAACGGAAGCAGCAGTTAGTGGCGGGCCTTCATGCAATGTACGGTGTGGCAAGTTTGATGTCACCGCTGCTTGCGGCCGGAATCGAATATTTGACGGGGAGCTGGCGTTGGACATTTGTGGTTGCGACAATCGCGCCGCTATCTTTGATTTTTTATTCACTTCACAGCAGTCACCGTGGCATTCACAAGCGTTCTGAGCACACGGCGGAAACTCATAAACTGAATCGTAAAAAGAATTTGAAGCCGCAATTGTTTTTGGCGTTGATGGTCAGCTTCTGCGTGGCTGCGGAAATCATGATTTCATCGCGTCTGGCGTTGTACATGCGTCGTGCTCAAGGTTATGACATGGAAGCGTCAAGTTTGTATGTGACGTATTTCTTCGTGTGCATGTTGATCGGGCGTTCGATGTTTGCGATCGTCAAATTCCCGACATCGATCCGCAATCAATTGTCAGTGTCGACAGTGTTATCTGCGATCTTTATTTTCTTAGGCATTCACGTTCATCCGTTATTTTTAGCAGCTGTGGGTTTTACAGTCGCACCCTTTTATCCGATGTCGATCACATGGATTTCGTCAAAATTCCCACACGATCTGGATACAGCGGTGTCGTACATGATGACGACCGATTCGGTGATGTTGGTGGTCATGCACTTATTAGTAGGTAAGGTGACGGACGAAGCGGGGATTGGCAACGCTCTTTATCTGGGCCCGCTATTCTTATTGCTGTCGTTTATCTTAGTGAACACCTTCGAAGCCATCTTTGAAAAGAAACCCGAAGAAACCGCTAGTGTTTAA
- a CDS encoding ATP-binding protein encodes MTGEFSAQWIALSLQGQWSETLGYSEEEFRTLPFYKIIHPDDLERTIANSGIASVGHVNCLENRIRTKNGAYRNILWHFYQDASTGKYFVTATDVTKLRVEQFLAEKSQGVAKIGSWAFDCNDEKIYWTSGMFTIFGVNPNTFSLTLENIFSFYSPNDKDRIRTYFRSLPDLSEMVDEQAQIIRPDGTPIDVRIKCRAVYLNGKATHLYGTVQDITEEKRQTSALNRAKDEAEVSNRIKSDFLANISHEIRTPMNSIIGMTELLSETSLDEEQRQYASVLARASGNLLQILNDVLDLAKLEANQLKFEKIGFNMFEILQRSADLFRHGIEDKGIKLIVSFDPNMSPVMMGDPARIQQVLNNLLANALKFTDHGTITLRAYKFSQDRFTVEVTDTGIGIANENIPHLFRRFYQADPSISRRYGGTGLGLSICKELIERMGGEISVESVPGQGTTFRFTLPMT; translated from the coding sequence ATGACCGGAGAATTTTCCGCACAATGGATCGCTCTTTCTTTGCAAGGACAATGGAGCGAGACTCTTGGTTACAGCGAAGAAGAATTTCGCACTCTTCCCTTCTACAAAATAATTCATCCTGATGATCTAGAACGCACCATTGCTAACAGTGGGATTGCATCCGTTGGCCATGTCAACTGTCTTGAAAACCGTATCCGCACTAAAAACGGTGCCTACAGAAATATCCTTTGGCATTTTTATCAAGACGCATCGACAGGAAAATATTTTGTGACTGCTACCGACGTCACCAAACTTCGTGTTGAACAATTTCTTGCGGAAAAATCTCAAGGGGTTGCAAAAATTGGAAGTTGGGCTTTCGACTGCAATGATGAAAAAATATATTGGACATCCGGCATGTTCACAATTTTCGGCGTCAATCCAAATACCTTTTCCTTAACGTTAGAAAATATTTTTTCTTTTTACAGTCCCAATGATAAGGATCGCATTCGAACTTATTTCCGTTCACTCCCCGATCTTTCTGAAATGGTCGATGAACAAGCACAGATCATTCGTCCTGACGGCACACCTATCGATGTGCGTATTAAGTGCCGCGCTGTCTATCTCAATGGTAAAGCCACTCATCTTTACGGAACTGTACAAGACATCACCGAAGAAAAGCGACAGACATCAGCACTGAATCGCGCTAAAGATGAAGCGGAAGTTTCAAATCGCATCAAGTCCGATTTCTTAGCAAACATCAGTCATGAAATTCGCACTCCGATGAATTCAATCATTGGCATGACCGAACTTCTTTCCGAAACTTCGCTGGATGAAGAACAACGTCAATACGCGTCCGTTCTGGCGCGGGCTTCAGGGAATTTGTTGCAGATATTGAATGACGTTTTAGATCTAGCAAAACTTGAAGCGAACCAACTCAAGTTTGAAAAAATCGGCTTCAACATGTTTGAAATTCTGCAACGAAGTGCTGATCTTTTCAGACATGGTATCGAAGACAAAGGGATCAAATTAATCGTGTCTTTCGATCCCAACATGTCGCCAGTCATGATGGGTGACCCCGCTCGCATTCAACAGGTTTTAAACAATTTGCTCGCGAACGCTTTGAAGTTTACAGATCATGGCACGATCACTTTACGTGCATATAAATTTTCGCAGGATCGTTTCACTGTTGAGGTCACTGATACGGGCATTGGAATTGCGAATGAAAACATCCCTCACCTCTTCCGCCGTTTTTATCAGGCAGATCCTTCTATCTCTCGTCGCTATGGCGGCACAGGTTTGGGTTTAAGTATTTGCAAAGAGCTGATCGAACGCATGGGCGGAGAAATCTCTGTCGAAAGTGTCCCAGGACAAGGCACAACCTTCCGCTTCACTCTGCCAATGACGTAA
- a CDS encoding lipase maturation factor family protein, with amino-acid sequence MQATHYEVASWFLSKSLAFSYFIAFLSLLPQVGGLFGRQGILSIDHLLNVLDKEVGAERFLQMPSLFWFFSGDFTLRASCFLGMLASSLAFIGFSQSWMFLLCWVLYLSFVNCGQVFLSFQWDSLLLEFGFLGLFMAPWEFEWLPFGAHVFNPIILILCWLVLFKLMFCSGVVKLVNKDITWKNLTALNFHFWTQPLPNPVAYFIHKAPQWFHRLSTLLMFTIELVVPFFIFIPGVVQTAAATALILLQVLIILTGNFAFFNVVTIGLCLGLVPDMFWKIELTHYVEPTTFSYPLSFAVFGALVPATYFWIYRTLFDKSKTLDFLLPYMRLLYPFRISNPYGLFAVMTKHRPELILEGSDDGIHWKEYQFRYKPCDPKKFPPIVAPHQPRLDWQLWFASLEGFGENLWLQNLIARLFAESVEVQSLIAVDPFGGKSPNFLRLQKYEYTFSSFEELRKKGIWWKRLYIDQYSPTFAKEDFIP; translated from the coding sequence ATGCAAGCGACTCACTACGAGGTGGCCAGTTGGTTTTTAAGTAAATCGCTGGCCTTTTCTTACTTCATTGCCTTTCTTTCTTTGCTTCCACAAGTTGGTGGCTTGTTTGGACGTCAGGGCATTCTTTCTATCGATCACCTGCTTAACGTTTTAGACAAAGAAGTTGGGGCCGAACGTTTTCTGCAAATGCCTTCGTTGTTCTGGTTTTTCTCTGGCGACTTCACCCTGCGTGCTTCATGTTTTTTAGGAATGCTTGCTTCGTCATTGGCGTTCATCGGCTTTAGTCAAAGCTGGATGTTTTTGTTGTGCTGGGTGCTTTATCTTTCTTTCGTCAACTGTGGTCAGGTATTTTTGTCTTTTCAATGGGACAGTTTACTATTGGAATTTGGATTTCTGGGACTGTTCATGGCGCCCTGGGAATTTGAATGGCTGCCCTTCGGTGCGCACGTCTTTAATCCCATCATTTTAATTTTATGCTGGTTGGTTTTATTTAAACTGATGTTTTGTTCTGGCGTGGTGAAACTTGTGAACAAAGACATCACGTGGAAAAACCTGACGGCATTGAACTTTCATTTCTGGACCCAGCCTCTACCAAATCCGGTTGCTTACTTCATTCACAAGGCACCGCAATGGTTTCATAGACTTTCAACGTTATTGATGTTCACGATTGAACTTGTTGTTCCATTTTTTATTTTCATACCCGGGGTCGTACAAACAGCAGCCGCTACTGCGTTGATTTTATTGCAGGTCCTAATCATTTTGACTGGCAACTTTGCTTTCTTTAACGTCGTGACGATTGGTCTTTGCCTTGGTCTTGTTCCAGATATGTTTTGGAAAATCGAACTTACGCACTACGTAGAACCGACAACATTTTCCTATCCACTTTCATTTGCAGTCTTTGGAGCACTCGTTCCAGCAACGTATTTTTGGATCTATAGAACTTTGTTTGATAAAAGCAAAACACTAGATTTTTTGCTGCCTTATATGCGCCTTCTTTATCCGTTTCGCATTTCCAATCCTTACGGATTATTTGCAGTGATGACGAAGCATCGCCCTGAATTAATTCTTGAAGGCAGCGATGATGGAATTCACTGGAAAGAATATCAATTCCGTTACAAGCCATGTGATCCCAAAAAATTTCCACCAATTGTGGCGCCTCATCAGCCACGTCTGGATTGGCAATTGTGGTTTGCCTCTTTGGAGGGTTTTGGTGAGAATCTATGGTTACAGAACCTGATTGCGCGATTGTTTGCGGAATCCGTGGAAGTGCAAAGTCTTATCGCGGTTGATCCGTTCGGTGGAAAATCTCCGAACTTTTTACGACTGCAAAAATACGAATACACTTTTTCGAGTTTCGAAGAATTACGTAAAAAAGGCATCTGGTGGAAACGACTGTACATCGATCAATACAGTCCCACATTTGCAAAGGAAGATTTCATTCCATGA
- a CDS encoding Smr/MutS family protein translates to MQDLVALDWIEILEKIKSHATSEAGRDAVMATKALRSEQDAYASFQEIASATEVINQGVRPFMTSLDLYSTWILRLKKNAVLKTLEIKDVRSFCFEVLALKEALNQVDNEWARNIGSALMHAEEPVSAIDQILTPGGDIRSDASETLYRLFKEKERLAREVQTTMDRLVKAHQMENVVQDKYVTTREGRWVVPVKSGMQHHIPGVIHGSSQTKQTVFIEPETVIPTNNRLRQIEVEIEDEIERLLTELSRYLSSKSSEIESARQLLEECDVRFSQAQFASKVNAHPIEFSTDSMELIEARHPLLQLSGKTVVANTVLLEGHKGILLLSGPNAGGKTVLLKSIGLAAQMARCGLPICASETSKIPFFKDVLVGIGDAQSVDEELSTFAAHLKVLGKAASLKGRQNLVLIDEICGSTDPEEGSALARSFIETFSANDIFGVVTSHLGPLKSGWDEQSRVLNGSMEYDPKTGRPTYQFLAGIPGDSLAIQTAKRVGVAQAIVQRAMDVLAPATRARLEGLEQIERLKADISILQDHLHKETKKAVEMKKKYEGLLEQFNKDKDEWLQRTLKKAERKVEEAIAAAKVTETFKRHTALQEIKYKLPEIVKAKPITQAGAPETAEAFAKKFPPGTKVFVPSLNNDGIIQSAPNNKGEVLILSGSIRLQLHWQDLRPPGKPQNPTSELVRKSSGFSVSLADEDRTLDLRGKTVEDALSDLEVALDKAANAQEDRMKIIHGHGTEALKKAVRTYLSRSIYVKKWKAGSPESGGDGITWVEIGEM, encoded by the coding sequence ATGCAAGATCTCGTCGCTCTTGATTGGATCGAAATTTTAGAAAAGATTAAATCGCACGCAACCAGCGAAGCTGGTCGCGATGCTGTCATGGCAACCAAAGCTCTACGTTCAGAGCAAGATGCTTACGCAAGCTTCCAAGAAATTGCCAGCGCGACGGAAGTCATCAATCAAGGTGTTCGCCCGTTTATGACAAGTTTGGATTTGTATTCAACTTGGATCCTGCGCTTAAAAAAGAATGCCGTTCTTAAAACTTTAGAAATCAAAGACGTTCGCAGCTTCTGTTTTGAAGTTCTAGCTTTGAAAGAAGCTTTGAACCAAGTGGACAACGAGTGGGCACGCAATATCGGTAGTGCTTTGATGCACGCCGAAGAACCTGTTTCAGCGATTGACCAGATCCTGACTCCGGGTGGTGATATCCGTTCTGACGCCAGCGAAACTTTGTATCGCTTGTTCAAAGAAAAAGAACGTCTTGCGCGTGAAGTGCAAACGACGATGGACCGCTTGGTGAAAGCTCATCAAATGGAAAACGTTGTCCAAGATAAGTACGTCACAACTCGTGAAGGTCGTTGGGTGGTTCCAGTAAAATCAGGAATGCAACATCACATTCCTGGTGTCATTCACGGCTCTTCACAAACAAAACAGACTGTGTTCATCGAGCCTGAAACTGTCATCCCCACAAACAATCGTCTGCGCCAAATCGAAGTTGAAATTGAAGACGAGATCGAAAGACTTTTAACCGAGCTTTCGCGCTATCTGTCTTCAAAATCTTCTGAAATCGAAAGTGCTCGTCAACTTCTTGAAGAGTGCGACGTGCGTTTCTCGCAAGCGCAATTCGCAAGCAAAGTAAACGCGCACCCGATTGAGTTTTCGACTGACAGCATGGAGCTGATCGAAGCGCGCCATCCCCTGCTGCAACTTTCTGGTAAAACAGTTGTTGCAAATACCGTTTTGCTTGAAGGCCATAAAGGTATTTTACTTTTAAGTGGCCCCAATGCCGGCGGTAAAACTGTGCTACTTAAATCCATCGGCCTGGCTGCGCAGATGGCACGTTGTGGTTTACCAATTTGCGCAAGTGAAACTTCAAAGATTCCATTCTTTAAAGATGTCCTTGTCGGTATCGGTGATGCGCAAAGTGTTGATGAAGAACTCAGTACTTTTGCGGCCCACTTAAAAGTTCTAGGTAAAGCGGCATCACTGAAAGGTCGTCAAAATCTAGTATTGATCGACGAAATCTGCGGCTCAACAGATCCTGAAGAAGGTTCTGCGCTTGCACGCAGCTTTATTGAAACGTTTTCTGCAAACGACATCTTTGGTGTCGTGACTTCACATTTAGGTCCATTGAAATCCGGTTGGGACGAACAAAGTCGCGTTTTGAACGGAAGTATGGAGTACGACCCTAAAACAGGTCGTCCGACTTATCAGTTCTTGGCTGGTATTCCAGGCGATTCTCTTGCGATCCAAACGGCGAAACGTGTTGGCGTTGCCCAAGCCATCGTACAACGTGCGATGGACGTGCTAGCTCCGGCGACTCGCGCCCGCCTTGAAGGCCTTGAACAAATCGAAAGATTGAAAGCCGATATTTCAATTCTTCAAGATCACTTGCACAAAGAAACGAAAAAAGCGGTTGAGATGAAAAAGAAGTACGAAGGTCTTCTTGAACAGTTCAACAAAGATAAAGACGAATGGTTACAACGCACACTTAAAAAAGCAGAGCGCAAAGTGGAAGAGGCTATCGCTGCGGCGAAAGTCACTGAAACATTCAAACGTCACACCGCTTTACAAGAGATCAAATACAAACTTCCTGAAATCGTAAAAGCAAAACCGATCACTCAAGCCGGAGCCCCGGAAACGGCAGAAGCATTTGCGAAGAAGTTCCCACCAGGAACGAAAGTGTTTGTTCCAAGTTTGAATAACGACGGCATCATTCAAAGCGCACCAAATAACAAAGGCGAAGTGCTGATTTTATCCGGCTCGATTCGTTTGCAATTGCACTGGCAGGATTTGCGTCCTCCGGGCAAGCCACAAAATCCAACTTCGGAACTGGTACGTAAAAGCTCAGGCTTTAGCGTTTCACTTGCTGATGAAGACCGCACGTTAGACTTGCGTGGAAAGACAGTCGAAGACGCTCTTTCTGATTTAGAAGTGGCACTCGACAAAGCGGCCAATGCTCAAGAAGATCGCATGAAGATCATCCACGGCCATGGTACAGAAGCTCTGAAAAAAGCAGTACGTACTTACTTGTCTCGTTCTATCTATGTGAAAAAATGGAAGGCAGGTTCACCCGAAAGTGGTGGCGACGGAATTACATGGGTTGAAATCGGCGAAATGTAA
- the lnt gene encoding apolipoprotein N-acyltransferase — MMKRWFQFFKQKAYDFRWAILSGVLVGTSYIPFPPWALIFCYAPLWVSVTDEKTSVKDAFFAGWVTQFILTLIGFHWIAYTAHEFGQIPWVLSIVALLLFCAFMHLYIPAATAIAVWMKRKFKISAGITLVMIALLHSLLERVWPAIFDWNLGYTLIWAKIPAYHLADVVGFLGLSTIILLLNAWIAYIWLQQSVLKKAFTHLGALVVVVAALVISGNIHGQGWNKFDGEVHATVIQANIGNLEKVYAEQGRGYQESITRRFTTLSQEAFVKFPNTDIFIWPETAFPDYLDQHLLGRKHTNILAEAMGAIGRPIITGAYSKDEKTDVKVDQSTYNALFLVDAQGNNLDKPYRKTELLAFGEYLPLSERFPILLKWLPFVSNFGRGHGPDVMKWKFNDDVIAWGGQVCYEGLDAAFTRGLEEKGADILVNVTNDSWFGYPFEPRQHLYMTLARAIEVRRPLIRSTNTGISTAILANGDVLQKSPLHEEWSGEFVLKYLKNAPSTFYVKMGHWDWAVYIAVLVLLALVGAVNARSRRS, encoded by the coding sequence ATGATGAAGAGATGGTTTCAATTTTTCAAGCAGAAAGCCTACGATTTTCGTTGGGCAATTCTCTCGGGCGTTTTAGTCGGTACAAGCTACATTCCTTTTCCTCCGTGGGCACTGATTTTTTGTTACGCGCCTTTGTGGGTTTCTGTCACTGATGAAAAGACTTCGGTGAAGGATGCTTTCTTCGCAGGATGGGTCACACAATTCATTCTGACTCTGATCGGATTTCACTGGATCGCTTACACTGCGCACGAGTTCGGGCAAATCCCTTGGGTACTTTCCATTGTAGCTCTGCTACTTTTTTGTGCGTTCATGCATCTCTACATTCCTGCAGCGACAGCAATCGCCGTGTGGATGAAAAGAAAATTTAAGATTTCAGCAGGAATCACTTTAGTGATGATCGCTTTGCTGCACTCGCTCTTAGAACGCGTGTGGCCTGCAATCTTCGACTGGAATTTGGGTTACACCCTGATTTGGGCGAAAATTCCGGCGTATCACTTAGCTGATGTCGTTGGTTTCTTGGGCTTGTCGACAATCATTTTACTTTTGAACGCGTGGATCGCCTACATCTGGTTGCAACAGTCGGTCTTGAAAAAAGCCTTCACACATTTGGGTGCTTTAGTCGTTGTTGTCGCGGCGCTTGTGATTAGCGGCAATATTCATGGCCAAGGCTGGAATAAGTTTGATGGCGAAGTTCACGCGACAGTGATTCAAGCCAACATCGGCAATCTTGAAAAAGTCTATGCCGAACAAGGCCGCGGCTATCAAGAGTCCATCACTCGCCGTTTCACCACGTTATCGCAAGAGGCGTTCGTGAAATTCCCGAACACAGATATTTTCATTTGGCCAGAAACAGCGTTCCCCGACTATTTAGATCAACATCTCTTGGGTCGCAAACACACGAATATTTTGGCAGAGGCGATGGGAGCCATCGGCCGCCCAATCATCACAGGCGCTTATTCGAAAGATGAAAAGACGGACGTGAAAGTTGATCAGTCGACATACAACGCTTTGTTCTTGGTTGATGCGCAAGGCAACAATTTGGATAAACCTTATCGCAAAACAGAACTTCTAGCTTTTGGTGAATACCTGCCATTAAGCGAACGCTTCCCGATTTTGTTGAAGTGGTTGCCGTTTGTTTCCAATTTCGGTCGTGGTCATGGCCCCGATGTTATGAAATGGAAATTCAACGACGACGTGATCGCATGGGGTGGTCAGGTTTGTTACGAGGGACTTGATGCTGCTTTCACTCGCGGTCTTGAAGAAAAAGGGGCCGATATTTTGGTGAACGTAACGAATGACTCGTGGTTCGGCTACCCGTTTGAACCACGCCAGCATCTGTACATGACACTTGCGCGCGCGATTGAAGTCCGCAGACCTTTGATTCGCTCAACTAACACAGGTATCAGCACGGCGATTCTTGCAAACGGTGACGTTCTACAAAAATCGCCTCTGCATGAAGAATGGTCTGGCGAATTTGTGTTAAAGTATTTGAAAAATGCCCCTTCAACTTTCTATGTAAAAATGGGCCATTGGGACTGGGCAGTTTATATTGCCGTCCTAGTATTGCTAGCTTTAGTAGGAGCCGTAAATGCAAGATCTCGTCGCTCTTGA
- a CDS encoding S8 family peptidase, whose amino-acid sequence MFSRKLWIAAGGVALVFFGGLGVYIYQSEQSPSRTQSSKKDSNRLFENSFITSQTDKVEDEPSALFNDPAISQAWGLKKSDAARAWSITKGSKEILVAIIDTGIDEKHEDLHDNLWNNPGESGKDAQGRDKASNGVDDDGNGFIDDVHGWNFVGNNPKLDDNHGHGTHIAGIIGAEAGNGKGIIGISPQVSLMVLKYYDPKVPGADNLKNTVASIKYAVKMGANIINYSGGGTEFSQEEHDAIQEAEKKGILFVAAAGNERSNSDQHHYYPADYKLRNIISVTAIDPATQVLSSSNYGVDTVDIAAPGQNILSCLPGNSYGYMTGTSQATAFVTGAAALVMAHKQNFNAEEVKRYILSTGDAQTQLASKTRTSRQLNLFKALAILDQGVSATGVVAVNTQNMERFTADPNEKNSRAEDGVDQTASQMSQFGRSLINAMGSSTNKKTKLGTQQGTGEGF is encoded by the coding sequence ATGTTTTCTCGCAAATTGTGGATTGCAGCTGGCGGAGTCGCATTGGTCTTCTTTGGAGGCCTTGGCGTATACATCTATCAATCGGAGCAATCCCCTTCTCGTACGCAGAGTTCGAAAAAAGATAGCAATCGTCTTTTTGAAAATTCATTCATCACATCACAAACTGACAAAGTTGAAGATGAACCTTCAGCGTTGTTTAACGATCCCGCGATCAGCCAAGCATGGGGTTTGAAAAAATCAGATGCGGCTCGTGCGTGGTCGATCACTAAAGGTTCAAAAGAAATTCTTGTTGCGATCATCGATACGGGTATTGATGAAAAGCACGAAGACTTGCACGACAACTTGTGGAACAACCCAGGCGAGTCCGGTAAAGATGCTCAAGGTCGCGACAAAGCCAGCAATGGTGTTGACGACGACGGCAATGGTTTCATCGATGACGTTCACGGTTGGAACTTTGTTGGTAACAATCCTAAATTGGACGACAATCACGGTCACGGAACTCACATTGCGGGGATCATTGGTGCGGAAGCTGGTAACGGCAAAGGCATCATTGGTATTTCTCCACAAGTAAGCCTTATGGTTCTTAAATATTACGATCCAAAAGTTCCAGGTGCCGACAATCTTAAAAACACAGTGGCATCTATTAAGTACGCTGTGAAAATGGGTGCGAATATCATCAACTATTCAGGTGGTGGTACAGAGTTTTCTCAAGAAGAACATGATGCCATTCAAGAGGCCGAGAAAAAAGGCATCTTGTTTGTCGCAGCCGCGGGTAATGAAAGATCCAACTCGGATCAACATCACTACTACCCTGCCGACTATAAACTTCGCAATATCATCTCTGTGACGGCGATCGATCCGGCGACACAAGTGTTGTCGTCATCGAACTATGGCGTGGATACAGTCGATATCGCGGCTCCGGGTCAGAATATCTTGTCCTGCCTTCCTGGTAACTCTTACGGTTATATGACGGGCACTTCGCAAGCCACTGCGTTTGTGACAGGTGCAGCAGCGTTGGTCATGGCACACAAACAAAACTTCAACGCAGAAGAAGTAAAAAGATACATTCTTTCAACGGGTGATGCGCAAACTCAGTTGGCGTCAAAAACCAGAACATCTCGTCAGTTGAATCTTTTCAAAGCCTTGGCAATCTTGGATCAAGGTGTTTCTGCGACAGGTGTGGTTGCTGTGAATACACAAAATATGGAGCGCTTCACGGCCGATCCTAACGAAAAGAATTCGCGCGCTGAAGACGGTGTCGACCAAACGGCTTCGCAAATGAGCCAATTCGGTCGCTCGTTAATCAATGCAATGGGTTCTTCTACAAATAAGAAAACCAAACTGGGTACTCAGCAAGGAACTGGTGAAGGCTTTTAA